Part of the Robbsia sp. KACC 23696 genome, AGAAGGCGCGGCCGTTTTTGCCAATGAAGCCTAGCGTCTGTGCCATCGACACTTTGACCGGCTGACCGTTCGCGTCGTGATCCAAGCCCTTCCGTTGCGGATCGCGCACGGTCAGGATGAACAGGAGCGCGACCAGCAGTCCGGGGAGACCGACGATGACGAATGTCAGTTGCCATGCGTGCAGCGTGCCGAGCAAGGGCAGCGTAAAACTGGCTTGCGCCTTCAGCAGATTGATGACATAGCCACCGATCAGGAAGGCGATGCCGCCGCCGATGAACGAGCCCATCGAGTAGACGCCTACCGCGCGACCCAGTTTGTCGCGCGGAAACAGGTCGCTCAGCATCGAATAGGCGCCCGGCGACAGTGCCGCTTCGCCGACGCCGACGCCCATTCGCGCCAGAAACAAAGACACGTAGTGCTGGCTCAAGCCGCATACGGCAGTGGCAATGCTCCACAACGCAATGCCGACCGCAATGATTCTGGGACGTGCGAAGCGATCGGCGAGATAAGCCAGCGGCAGCCCCATGACCGCATAAAAAAGGGAGAAGGCAAATCCTTGAAGCAGGCTGAACTGCGTGTCGCTGAGATGCAGATCCCGTTTGATCGGTTCGATCATCAACGCAAGCATCTGGCGATCCACGAAGGAAAAGATGTAGGCCAGCATGCTGACGCCAACCACATACCATTCATAGATATAGCGTTTGCTTCGTGTCATCTCGCGGTGCGTGGAGACGGCCATCGTGACTCTCCTGATCGAATGCCTGACGGAGGGGGCGCGCGAAACCGCACCCCGTGCCAGCAGGATAGGAGGAGAAAATCGGCACGCCTCGTCGTTTTCGGCAGTGCAATAGCCAAATCGCGCAAGTAAACGCCGGCTGCGGCGCACACAAGCGTCGCACGGCGAGCCGCGATGCGACGACGGCGCGGTTGCGTCGATGTGCCTGTGCGGCGGACTCAGTGCCGGGCAGTCCCGCGACTCGTCGCCGACGGCAACTCGCCATACCGTTCGCGGTAGGCTTTCGCGAAGTGGCCGAAGCTGTGCACGCCGTGTTCGATCAGGATGTCCGTGACCGAGCGCTCGGGCATGGCAGTCAATGCTTGATGGACGGCCGCCATGCGGCGGTCGCGCACATAGTTGCCCGGTGACGTCCCCAGAAAGTGGTTGAAGCCGTTTTGCAGCGTGCGGGGCGACACGCCTGTCACGCGCGCGAGAACGTCGACGTTCAACGCTTCGCCGAGATGCGCGTCGATGTAATCACGCGCGCGGCGCACATGATGCGGTAGCGGGCCGGTGGATTCGGTCGCGAGCGCGGCGCTGTAGTTATGCGGCACCTGGTCCAGCATCATCGTGGCCAGCCATTGGGTGAGATCCTTGCCGAGCGCGCGCGACGGCGCCGCGGGCGCGACGCTGCACAGCTGACGCAGATAGACGATCGTTTCCCGAATCATCTGCGCCGGCGGGGAGCCGGCGTCGAAGGACACGTCGAACGCCAATGGTCGCACCACGCGATCGCCGAGCATATCGCTCAGTCGCGTTTCGAGCAGTTGCCGGTTGAGCCGCAACAACAGGCTACGACAGTCGCTGCTGCTCGCCAGGCGAATGCGGTGCTCCGGCGACGACACACTGATGCTGCCGGTCGTCAGGTCGACGCGCTGCCTTTCCGTGTCCAGCTCGGCATGGCCGGACAGCGTTACGCGAAACAGATAATGATCGTCGATGTGTCCGGCGTCGATTCGTGTTTCGGTGCCGTAATAGATCTCCGACAGACTCGCATCGTGCAGCGCGACGTTATAGAGTTCGGCGCGCATCGGTCGCGTCGCATCGATGTCCATGCGATGGGGACGCAGGAACCGGGATACCTCTCGTTCGACGTCCGATCGTGCGTGAAACGTCCCCAAGCAATTCGGCAGACGTTGCGAGAGCGAGACTTCCAGATTTTGGCTATCCATTTCGGGCCCCAGGGAACCAAGCCGAATCATCATTGCCCGCCGAAATTGCCAATGCAAGTCGTTGCCGGAACGGAACGCTGTTTGCGCGCTTTGACGTGTGGCAAAAGGACGGTCCCGCTACGCTAGACGCGAAATGGCAATCTAGTGGAGGATGCAATGAAGGTAACGGTATTGGGTGGCGGTCACGGCTGTTTTGCCGCGGTGGCGGATCTTTTCGAGAAAGGGCTCGAGGTACGGTGGTGGCGCCGCGATCGCGATGCCCTCGATGCCTTGGCGGAACAGGGGCAGCTCACCGTTCGGGATTTTCAGGGCGAGCGGCACATTCCGCTTGTCGCCGCGGGCCAATCCGATGCCGCGAAGGGCCCGCTCGGCACGACCGACGAGCGGCGGGTCGTGATGGTTTCCGATCTCGCCCAAGCCATCGAGGATGCGCAACTGATCGTCATACCGCTGCCTTCGACGTCCCACGCGGCGTTGGCGCAGCAACTGGCGGTATTATTACGAGATGATCAGGTGGTGTTCCTTCCGCCGGGCACGTTCGGCAGCTTTCTCTTTGCAACGGCGATGCGTGAGGTCGGCAACAAGACGCAAGTGGCATTCGCCGAGACGGGGACGCTGCCGTACCTGGCGCGCAAACACGGCGCGGCGCGGGTAACGGTCAGCGTCTATGCCACGCGGCTGCCGACGGGGGTTTTCCCGGCAGCCTTGTCGAGTAAGGCGTTCCCGATACTGCAACGCGCCTATCCGTCGGTCGAACCGATCGAAGATGCCTTGAGTGGCGCCCTGATGAATGCCGGGCCGGTGATTCACCCGCCGCTGATCATGATGAACGCGGCGCCGTTGGAACATTTCGAGGCGTGGGACATCCATAACGAGGGGACGCAGCCGTCGGTGCGTAGCGTCACCAATGCGCTTGATGCGGAGCGGATTGCCGTGCGCGAGGCAATCGGCTATGCGGCACCGCATTTTCCGCTCGCCGATCACTATGCATTGGACGGCGACGAGTGGATGTATGGCCGAGGCGCGCACGGTAAATTGACCGACAGCGGCGACTGGCGCGAAAAGATCGATTTGCACACGCATCGGTACATGGTGGAAGACACACGCCTCGCGCTGTCCTTGATCGTGTCCGTGGGCCGCTGGGCGGGCGTCCGCACGCCGGTGGCGGAAGGTTTATTAAGCATCGCCAGCGCGATTTGCGGTCGTGACCTCTACGCGGAAGGCCGAACCCTCGAGTCGCTCGGCATTGCCTCGCTGTCGCGTGATGCCATGCACACGCTGCTTCATGCCGGACTGTCGGCATGAACGGCGCCGACGTCATCGATGCAACGTCGGACCCGCAGTCCGCCATCGAGCATGTCCACGTTCTGGGCCTGGGCCGGATGGGGCAAGGGATTGCGCTGGCGTTTGCGTTCGCCGGGCTGGGCGTGACGCTCATCGACTTCAAGGAGCGTGAGGCCGCCGACTACGACAGAAGCGCGTCGCAGGCGCTGGCAGCCATAGCAGGCCAGCTCGCCACACTCGAACGATTGCAACGTATCAGTGCCGCGGATGCGCAGACGGTGCTCGCACGCGTCGCGGTCCATAACCGTCACACGGCCGTATCGAATTTGGGCAGCAGCGCGATCGTTTTCGAGGCCGTGCCGGAGCGTATCGACGCAAAGGAAGCCGCACTGAAATGGGTGGTCGCGCATTGTCATGCATCGACGATTCTGGCGTCGACGACCTCGACGTTTCTGGTGACCGCGCTGCAGGACTTGATGCCGTCCGACGCCGATGCCGCGCGTGTTATCAACACGCATTGGCTGAACCCGGCGCACCTGATGCCGCTGATCGAGGTCAGCCGTAGCGCGCGAAACGCGCCCTCCCATGTCGAGCGCGTATTGTCGCTACTGCGCGCGATCGGCAAGGTGCCCGTTGTCTGCGCGCCATCTCCCGGCTTTATCGTTCCCCGCATTCAGGCGCAGGCAATGAACGAAGCGGCGCGCATGGTCGAGGAAGGCGTGGCCAGTGCCGAGGATATCGATCTGGCGATTCGCACGGGATTCGGCCTGCGCTTTTCAGTGCTAGGCTTGCTCGAATTTATCGACTGGGGAGGCTGCGATATCCTGTTTTATGCGTCGAAGTATCTGTCCGAGCAGCTGGGCGAGCGCTTCACCGCCGCCGATATCGTGCAGGCGCATATGCGCGATGGCCAGGATGGCCTGCGCACGGGCCAGGGTTTCTTCGACTACGCGAACCGTGATGTGCAGGCCTATGTCGATCAACGCATGGGCGCCTTTTCCGCGATGTTGGATCACCTGGGCCATGCACCGGTATTGAACGCGGCGAAACGTTAGCAAGCGGCGTCAGCGCACGCCCGACATGATTTCCGTCGCATTCTGACCGTCATCCGCTGATTTGCGGTGACGGTCATGTGTATTTGGGGGTGTTGCAAATTAAAACGAGTGAGTGATGCCGACAATCACCGCATTGGAATTCTGTCCCTTGGCCGGTGCCGTCAACGTCGAGACACCGCCCGCCGTATTCATCGTAAACGCGGCGGCCGATCCGTTCCATACCTGCTGCACGCCGGTATAGACGATCGTGCGCTTCGACAGCGGGTAGTCGTAGCGGAGCGCGGCGGAGTTGGCATCGCCATTGCTGTTGGCAACCAGACGGTAATGACCGTAATCGACTAACAACGCGCCATTGCCGATCGGGATCTGAGCACTTAACTCATAAATGTCGGACTGCGGATTCGCATAATTCGTCGCGCCCTGCGCCGCGACATTCTGACCACCGCGATGTCTCAAATATAGGAAGGCCGGCTTGATGAAGCCGAAGTCGTATGACACACCGGCGGCGGCGTAATTGCCGGCATCGACGGGACTCGTGCTGGTCAGCGTGGTCACCGGGCTGAAGCGTTGCACCTCGTAGCCGACGTCGACTTGCAAGGGCCCTTGCGCGTAGTTGATGCCGAGCGCGTACGTGTCGCCCAGCGACGCCGGTGCGCTGCTGGACGCGCCATTATTGCCGCGCGCGACGAGGCCGCGCACGAGAAAGCCGGCGACACGGGGAGAGACGTATCGCACCGAATTGCTGGTGCGTACCAGGGGGCCGTACAGGAAGTTATCGGTTGCATTGCCCCATCCCAGGCCGGCGCCCTTGGCCGGTAACGAGTAGGTCACCAGGATCGTATGAATCGGCGTGTAGTTTTCACCCAGCTGAAACGTCCCGAAATTACCGCTCAAACCAACCCATGCCTCGCGCCCGAACATCTTGCCGCTTTGGGCCATCGTGCCATCGGCCGAGTTGAAGCCGCTCTCCAACTTGAAGATGG contains:
- a CDS encoding MFS transporter — protein: MAVSTHREMTRSKRYIYEWYVVGVSMLAYIFSFVDRQMLALMIEPIKRDLHLSDTQFSLLQGFAFSLFYAVMGLPLAYLADRFARPRIIAVGIALWSIATAVCGLSQHYVSLFLARMGVGVGEAALSPGAYSMLSDLFPRDKLGRAVGVYSMGSFIGGGIAFLIGGYVINLLKAQASFTLPLLGTLHAWQLTFVIVGLPGLLVALLFILTVRDPQRKGLDHDANGQPVKVSMAQTLGFIGKNGRAFFFHYAGFSFYAMALFCLMGWSPAFYMRHYGWTAGHTGYVLGLILLVANTAGVLCGGWLSDTLLARGKTDGPMRAATIGALGMLIPATCFTLVSDVHLSMTLLVIAMFFASFPMPTSTAAMQMMAPNQMRAQISALFLLVSNLIGLGVGTTIVALITDKVFGSPAAVGQSMAIMGFCASLLAIALLALGCKPFRDSTAGR
- a CDS encoding AraC family transcriptional regulator, whose translation is MDSQNLEVSLSQRLPNCLGTFHARSDVEREVSRFLRPHRMDIDATRPMRAELYNVALHDASLSEIYYGTETRIDAGHIDDHYLFRVTLSGHAELDTERQRVDLTTGSISVSSPEHRIRLASSSDCRSLLLRLNRQLLETRLSDMLGDRVVRPLAFDVSFDAGSPPAQMIRETIVYLRQLCSVAPAAPSRALGKDLTQWLATMMLDQVPHNYSAALATESTGPLPHHVRRARDYIDAHLGEALNVDVLARVTGVSPRTLQNGFNHFLGTSPGNYVRDRRMAAVHQALTAMPERSVTDILIEHGVHSFGHFAKAYRERYGELPSATSRGTARH
- a CDS encoding NAD/NADP octopine/nopaline dehydrogenase family protein is translated as MKVTVLGGGHGCFAAVADLFEKGLEVRWWRRDRDALDALAEQGQLTVRDFQGERHIPLVAAGQSDAAKGPLGTTDERRVVMVSDLAQAIEDAQLIVIPLPSTSHAALAQQLAVLLRDDQVVFLPPGTFGSFLFATAMREVGNKTQVAFAETGTLPYLARKHGAARVTVSVYATRLPTGVFPAALSSKAFPILQRAYPSVEPIEDALSGALMNAGPVIHPPLIMMNAAPLEHFEAWDIHNEGTQPSVRSVTNALDAERIAVREAIGYAAPHFPLADHYALDGDEWMYGRGAHGKLTDSGDWREKIDLHTHRYMVEDTRLALSLIVSVGRWAGVRTPVAEGLLSIASAICGRDLYAEGRTLESLGIASLSRDAMHTLLHAGLSA
- a CDS encoding 3-hydroxybutyryl-CoA dehydrogenase; protein product: MNGADVIDATSDPQSAIEHVHVLGLGRMGQGIALAFAFAGLGVTLIDFKEREAADYDRSASQALAAIAGQLATLERLQRISAADAQTVLARVAVHNRHTAVSNLGSSAIVFEAVPERIDAKEAALKWVVAHCHASTILASTTSTFLVTALQDLMPSDADAARVINTHWLNPAHLMPLIEVSRSARNAPSHVERVLSLLRAIGKVPVVCAPSPGFIVPRIQAQAMNEAARMVEEGVASAEDIDLAIRTGFGLRFSVLGLLEFIDWGGCDILFYASKYLSEQLGERFTAADIVQAHMRDGQDGLRTGQGFFDYANRDVQAYVDQRMGAFSAMLDHLGHAPVLNAAKR
- a CDS encoding porin, whose product is MRYTKRNTSHFSSLKHYCLFAGGLVVSLTASAQSSVTLYGRIDTSVEYANFGPSHTLHMGSSDIGATNWGIKGVEDLGGNLKAIFKLESGFNSADGTMAQSGKMFGREAWVGLSGNFGTFQLGENYTPIHTILVTYSLPAKGAGLGWGNATDNFLYGPLVRTSNSVRYVSPRVAGFLVRGLVARGNNGASSSAPASLGDTYALGINYAQGPLQVDVGYEVQRFSPVTTLTSTSPVDAGNYAAAGVSYDFGFIKPAFLYLRHRGGQNVAAQGATNYANPQSDIYELSAQIPIGNGALLVDYGHYRLVANSNGDANSAALRYDYPLSKRTIVYTGVQQVWNGSAAAFTMNTAGGVSTLTAPAKGQNSNAVIVGITHSF